In Acanthopagrus latus isolate v.2019 chromosome 16, fAcaLat1.1, whole genome shotgun sequence, one DNA window encodes the following:
- the ypel5 gene encoding protein yippee-like 5, whose amino-acid sequence MMGRIFLDHIGGTRLFSCANCDTILTNRSELISTRFTGATGRAFLFNKVVNLQYSEVQDRVMLTGRHMVRDVSCKNCNSKLGWIYEFATEDSQRYKEGRVILERALVRESEGFEEHVPSDNS is encoded by the exons ATGATGGGACGCATCTTTTTGGACCACATCGGCGGAACACGCCTCTTCTCCTGCGCCAACTGTGACACCATCCTGACCAACAGGTCCGAGCTCATCTCAACACGTTTCACAGGAGCCACAGGCAGAGCTTTCCTCTTCAACAAG GTGGTGAACCTCCAGTACAGCGAGGTGCAGGACAGAGTGATGCTCACGGGGAGACACATGGTGAGGGACGTCAGCTGCAAGAACTGCAACAGCAAGCTGGGCTGGATTTACGAGTTTGCCACTGAGGACAGTCAGCGGTACAAGGAGGGACGGGTCATCCTGGAGAGGGCGCTGGTTCGGGAGAGCGAGGGCTTTGAGGAGCATGTCCCCTCAGACAATTcatga
- the lclat1 gene encoding lysocardiolipin acyltransferase 1 translates to MAVSVRGLYFVVTLFLGSFFGSVFMLGPVLPLMLLSPAWYRWITDRIVATWLTLPVSLLELVFGVKVVITGDGFIPGERSVIIMNHRTRLDWMFLWCCLLRYSYLRLEKICLKAGLKAVPGFGWAMQVACFVFIQRRWVDDKRHMENMLDYFCDIREPLQLLLFPEGTDLTENTRARSDAFAVQNSLPKFEYVLHPRTTGFTFIVDRLRKGDNLDAVHDITVAYPKNIPQTERHLILGLFPREIHFHVHRYPVASLPASSSDLESWCRERWAEKEIRLRDFYSAQPRGFDREGVARVPPCKTELRVALIKAASLLYWTSFIALCFTGLWLWAPFRLYFMVMVGVFVAQQKFIGGLELLELSCHRYWKSMAADVGEKSKVLDGKMQ, encoded by the exons ATGGCTGTCTCGGTGCGGGGCCTGTACTTTGTTGTCACCCTATTTTTGGGTAGTTTCTTTGGAAGTGTCTTCATGCTGGGTCCTGTCCTTCCCCTTATGCTGCTGTCTCCCGCGTGGTACCGCTGGATCACCGATCGAATCGTGGCTACCTGGCTCACCCTGCCTGTG TCCTTGCTGGAGCTGGTGTTCGGGGTGAAGGTGGTCATAACGGGTGATGGCTTCATTCCAGGGGAGCGGAGTGTGATCATCATGAACCACCGTACACGTCTGGACTGGATGTTCCTGTGGTGTTGCCTGCTCAGGTACAGCTACCTTCGTCTGGAGAAGATCTGCCTAAAGGCTGGCCTGAAGGCTGTGCCTGGCTTTG GCTGGGCAATGCAGGTGGCCTGCTTCGTCTTCATTCAGCGTCGTTGGGTGGACGACAAGAGGCACATGGAGAACATGCTGGACTACTTCTGTGACATCAGAGAgccactgcagctgctcctgttcCCAGAGGGCACAGACCTCACTG AAAATACCAGAGCAAGGAGTGATGCGTTTGCTGTCCAGAACAGCCTGCCAAAATTTGAGTATGTGCTGCATCCCCGCACCACTGGATTCACCTTCATTGTGGACAGACTACGAAAAG GAGACAACCTGGATGCCGTCCATGATATTACAGTGGCATACCCCAAAAACATCCCTCAGACAGAACGCCACCTCATCCTGGGCCTTTTCCCTCGTGAGATCCACTTCCACGTCCACCGCTACCCAGTGGCTTCACTTCCTGCCTCTTCCTCTGACCTGGAGTCCTGGTGTCGAGAGCGCTGGGCTGAGAAGGAGATCCGTCTGCGGGACTTCTACTCAGCCCAGCCCCGAGGCTTTGATAGAGAAGGTGTCGCTCGAGTGCCCCCTTGTAAGACAGAGCTGCGAGTGGCTCTCATCAAAGCAGCCTCACTACTCTACTGGACCAGCTTCATTGCTCTGTGCTTCACAGGCCTGTGGCTGTGGGCTCCATTCAGGCTCTACTTCATGGTCATGGTTGGAGTGTTTGTGGCCCAGCAGAAGTTTATTGGagggctggagctgctggagttgTCTTGCCATCGATACTGGAAGTCTATGGCCGCTGACGTGGGTGAGAAGAGTAAGGTGCTGGACGGGAAGATGCAGTGA